The DNA segment TGGTCTGCGCCATGCCTCTCGTCAGGATCCGTCGGATGGGCGTGTCGGTGCTCGCCTCGATGCCGTACGGCACGTTCGGCGGGCCGCTGCTCGGCCGCTCGGCGCCGGCCGGCTCCGCCCGCGCGCTCGTCGCCGCGTTCGCGCGGCTGGCTGCGGCCCCGCTCATCGGCGCGGCCCACCTCACCGACTTCGCCGGCAGGATCCAGGAGGCGCCCCGCGGGCTTCGCGCGACGCGCGAGGCCGCCCAGATCGTCCGCCTCTCGTCGCGGACCGCGGAGGAGATCAGCGCGGGCTTCAAGCCGTCGGCGCGCAACAAGATCCGGAAGGCCGAGGCCGCCGGCGTCACGGTCCGCCGCGCGGCGTCCGAGAGCGACTTCCTGGAGTACGGCGACATGCTGGCCGAGTGCTGTCGGCGCTGGCGCGCCCGCTGCGGCTTCGGCCCTCCGTTCTTCCGGGCGATGGCGCGCCTCGACCCGGAGGCCGTGCAGATGTGGCTCGCCGAGCACGAGGGGAGGATCATCGCGGGGGATCTCAACTTCGCGATGCACGACATGGTGGTCAACTGGGGCAACGTCTCCCGCGACAGCGCCCGGGCGCTTGCGCCCAACAATCTCCTCCACGCGGCGGCCATCGAGGACGCAAGGCGGCGGGGCATGGCGATCATGAACCTCGGCGCCAGCGCCGGCATCGAGGGAGTGGACGCCTTCAAGGCGTCGTTCGGAGCGGAGCCCGCGCCGTTCATGCAGTTCACCGCGGAGAAGCCGTGGCACCGCGCGCTCCGGCGCGCGGCGGGGCGGACGCGAAGGGAGGACGCGTGACGAGGACCGCGAAGCTCGCGCTCACCGCGGCCATCGTCGTGCACGCGCTGTTCGTCGCGTCGCTCGTCGGGCCGACGCACTTCCTGAACCCGCTCTTCCCCGAGGGCATGCACAACATCGGGGAGGGGCAGGGAAGCGACTTCTTCGCGTTCTACCAGGCGGGGCGGTACGTCCTCGAGGGGCGCGACATCTACCAGCGCCCGATGGACGACCCGGACCGCGTGGTGCCCTACGCCTACTTCTACCGCTACTTCCCGTTCGTCGCGTACACGCTCGGCGTCGCGCTCAACGCGCTGCCTCCGTGGCCCGCGTACTGGCTGTGGATCGCCGTCGTGGAGGCCTGTCTCATCGCGTGCATCGCGGCGACGAGGCGCCTGGCGCGCGACCCCACGCTCTTCGCCTACCTCGCGTGCATGTGGCTTGTGTACACGCCGTTCTACATGGAGCAGTACATGGGCCAGCTCACGTTCGTCATGGCGGCTCTCGTCTTCGCCATGGCGCTCGCCCACGACAGGGGACGCGACAGGGCGTTCGACCGGCTCTGGACCGCGACCGTGCTGCTCAAACACCTCACGCTGCTCTTCGTGCCCGTGTTCGTGGCGCTCAGACGATGGAGGACGATCGCGGTCACGCTCGGGCTTCTCGTCGCCGCGACGGTCCCGTACTACGTCGTCCGCGCGTCGAGCGTCGGGACGTTCGCGCACGACAACTTCGACCTGTCACTCTATCCGTATCCCGGCAACTTCGGCGCGCTCGCGCTCCTCATGGTCCTCAAGGCGCGGGTCTTCCCGCAGGCGTCGGAGGCGCTCGCCTACGTCGGCCCGATCAAGGTCACGCTCACGCGCGCGCTCGTCCTCGCGACCATGGCGGCGCCGGCGCTCGTGAGCCTGTGGGTGACGTTCCGCAGAAAGCCCCTCGACGTGCTCGAGGCGCTCGGCCTGTGGACGATGGCGTACTTCTTCGCGTTCCGCGAGGTGTGGGAGTACCACTACGTCCTCCTCCTGCCGTTCTTCGTGCTCTACTACGCGCGGACGCGCTCGAGGACGCTCTGGTTCATCTACGCGCTCGCGGCGATGCCCACGGCCTTCGTGCTGTACGACGTGGCGGGAGAGAACCCCGAGGCGTCGTGGAGCGCGTTCGAGCACATCCTCAACCACGCGTTCAAGGTCGTCCCGCTCGTCTGGTTCTTCGTGTGGACGGCGCTCGGGAGGTCGCGGGCGGGCGCTGGAGGAGCCGGCCGGCCCGCGCCGGACGGCGTCCCAGGCGCCGGGCGCCTCGCGCGGGAGGCGGCGCACCCGTGAGGATCGCGTACCTCTCCATCGGCGGTCACATCCACACGGAGCGGTGGCTTCGGCACTTCGTGGCGAGGGGCCACGAGGTGCACCTTCTGACCGTCCAGCCGGCGCCGATCGAGGACGTCACGGTCCACGACATCCGCACCGGCATTCCGCTCAAGCCGCTGCACTACCTCGTCGCGCTGGGCAAGGTGAAGCGAGTCCTCGCGGAGGTGCGGCCCGACCTTCTGCACACGCACTTCCTGACGGGATACGGCTACTGGGGCGCCTTCTCGGGGTTCCACCCGTTCATCATGACCGTGTGGGGGGACGACGTCTACCTCACGCCCCACCAGTCGTTCCTCAAGGGGCTTCTGGCGCGCTACGTGCTCCGCCGGGCCGACCTCGTGACGGGCGACTCCGAGGACATCCTCGAGCACGCCGTGGGCATGGGCGCTCGGCGCGACGCGTGCGCGGTGGTCCAGTGGGGCGTGGACCTCGACCGCTTCCACCCCGGCGCGCCGTCGGACGTTCGCGAGAGGCTCGGCATCCCCGACGACGCGCGCGTCGTCATCAGCATCCGGAGCTTCACCCAGCCGTACTACAACATCGACACGATCGTCGGCATCGTTCCCGCCGTGCTCGCGGCGCGCCCGAACACGCACTTCGTCTTCGCGGGCAACGAGGGCGACGACGCGGCGTTCCGCGCGCTGGCGGAGAGCCTCGGCATCGACGGGCGCGCGCACTTCGTGGGGAGGATCCCGCACGACGAGCTGCCCGCCTACCTCGTCGCGTCCGACGCGTTCCTCACGGTGCCCTCGGTGGACGCCACCGCGGTCTCGCTCCTCGAGGCGATGGCGTGCGGGACGCCGGTCGTCGCGTCGTCGCTGGCCTCGGCGCTCGAGTGGGTGAGGGAAGGGGAGAGCGGGCTCGTGGTGCCGCCGAGGGACGCCGCGGCGCTCGAGAAGGCCGTGCTGCGCCTCATCGACTCGCCCGACCTTCGCGCCGCCCTCGGCGCCAGGGCCGCCGCGATCGTCCGCGAGCGCGCCGACCACGGAACGCACATGGCGAGGATGGAAGCGCTCTGCGAGGAGATCGTCGCGCGCCGGAGGGACCGTGGCAGGTGACGCCGCAGCCGTGAGCGGCAGGCGCGTGAGCGTCGTCATCCCGACGTTCGGGAAGGCCGACCTCCTCGCCGCCACGCTCGCCGCGCTCGAGGCTCAGTCGTATCCGCCGGACCTCACCGAGGTCGCCGTCGTGGACGACTGCTCGCCGGACCGGACGGGGGAGATGCTCGCGTCGCTCGCGCCCCGGTTCGCCCTCAGGCGCCTCAGGCACGACGCCAACCGAGGAAGGGCCGCGGCGCGGAACACGGGCGTCCGCGAGGCGACGGGCGACCTCGTGGTCTTCCTGGACGACGACATGAGGGCCGATCCGCGCCTGATCGAGGAGCACGTTCGCTTTCACGCGGCGCACGCGCGCTCGGCCGTCATCGGCAACGCGCTCACCGCGCCCGAGCTCGGACGGTCCCTGGCGCTTTCGTACCTCGACAGCCGCGGCGTTCACAAGCTCGCGCCCGGCGCGCGCGCGCCCGCGAGGTACTTCCTCACGAACAACTCGTCCGTCCCGCGGAAGGCGCTGCTCGACGCGGGGCTCTTCGACGAGACCTTCCTGAGCTACGGGTTCGAGGACATGGACATCGCGTACCGGCTCGAGCGCGACGCGGGCCTGTCGTTCTGGTACTGCGCCGAGGCGGCGGCGTACCACATCCATCACCACACGCTCGACCAGCTCCTCGCCAAGCGCCTCGAGAGCGCGCGCTCGACGCTCCCGCAGCTTCTCCGCAGGCACCCCGACCGCGTGAGGGACCTCT comes from the Candidatus Effluviviaceae Genus I sp. genome and includes:
- a CDS encoding DUF2029 domain-containing protein, which codes for MTRTAKLALTAAIVVHALFVASLVGPTHFLNPLFPEGMHNIGEGQGSDFFAFYQAGRYVLEGRDIYQRPMDDPDRVVPYAYFYRYFPFVAYTLGVALNALPPWPAYWLWIAVVEACLIACIAATRRLARDPTLFAYLACMWLVYTPFYMEQYMGQLTFVMAALVFAMALAHDRGRDRAFDRLWTATVLLKHLTLLFVPVFVALRRWRTIAVTLGLLVAATVPYYVVRASSVGTFAHDNFDLSLYPYPGNFGALALLMVLKARVFPQASEALAYVGPIKVTLTRALVLATMAAPALVSLWVTFRRKPLDVLEALGLWTMAYFFAFREVWEYHYVLLLPFFVLYYARTRSRTLWFIYALAAMPTAFVLYDVAGENPEASWSAFEHILNHAFKVVPLVWFFVWTALGRSRAGAGGAGRPAPDGVPGAGRLAREAAHP
- a CDS encoding glycosyltransferase produces the protein MAGDAAAVSGRRVSVVIPTFGKADLLAATLAALEAQSYPPDLTEVAVVDDCSPDRTGEMLASLAPRFALRRLRHDANRGRAAARNTGVREATGDLVVFLDDDMRADPRLIEEHVRFHAAHARSAVIGNALTAPELGRSLALSYLDSRGVHKLAPGARAPARYFLTNNSSVPRKALLDAGLFDETFLSYGFEDMDIAYRLERDAGLSFWYCAEAAAYHIHHHTLDQLLAKRLESARSTLPQLLRRHPDRVRDLSLELLLPPAAGDPPSLRARKRILAALMAPPCEALARALAMRLPPSGPAYVLLDYLVACRYRRGLAETPPDATR
- a CDS encoding glycosyltransferase, producing the protein MRIAYLSIGGHIHTERWLRHFVARGHEVHLLTVQPAPIEDVTVHDIRTGIPLKPLHYLVALGKVKRVLAEVRPDLLHTHFLTGYGYWGAFSGFHPFIMTVWGDDVYLTPHQSFLKGLLARYVLRRADLVTGDSEDILEHAVGMGARRDACAVVQWGVDLDRFHPGAPSDVRERLGIPDDARVVISIRSFTQPYYNIDTIVGIVPAVLAARPNTHFVFAGNEGDDAAFRALAESLGIDGRAHFVGRIPHDELPAYLVASDAFLTVPSVDATAVSLLEAMACGTPVVASSLASALEWVREGESGLVVPPRDAAALEKAVLRLIDSPDLRAALGARAAAIVRERADHGTHMARMEALCEEIVARRRDRGR
- a CDS encoding GNAT family N-acetyltransferase: MLIDLRRAVEPDEWGRLVREDSRATFFHTLPWMSLLAGSQPGMRPLFLMGSLDGELVCAMPLVRIRRMGVSVLASMPYGTFGGPLLGRSAPAGSARALVAAFARLAAAPLIGAAHLTDFAGRIQEAPRGLRATREAAQIVRLSSRTAEEISAGFKPSARNKIRKAEAAGVTVRRAASESDFLEYGDMLAECCRRWRARCGFGPPFFRAMARLDPEAVQMWLAEHEGRIIAGDLNFAMHDMVVNWGNVSRDSARALAPNNLLHAAAIEDARRRGMAIMNLGASAGIEGVDAFKASFGAEPAPFMQFTAEKPWHRALRRAAGRTRREDA